A window of the Xiashengella succiniciproducens genome harbors these coding sequences:
- a CDS encoding dihydroneopterin aldolase: protein MATIAIRDLLLRTEVGFNPHEIGKKQDIVLNIRIDYTLQGEELSDNPEEALEYRSICKEVIGHIESRKYNLIEKVASDVAELVLARDRVEAVTVEVIKPNALRFSKSVSFCTTKTRKG from the coding sequence ATGGCTACAATTGCAATAAGGGATCTGCTATTGCGTACGGAGGTTGGTTTCAATCCCCATGAGATTGGCAAGAAGCAGGATATTGTGCTGAATATCCGGATTGATTACACATTGCAGGGTGAAGAGCTGAGCGACAATCCTGAGGAAGCCCTTGAGTACCGCTCTATCTGCAAGGAGGTGATTGGTCATATTGAGAGCAGGAAGTACAACCTGATTGAGAAGGTGGCATCGGATGTTGCCGAACTGGTTCTTGCACGAGACAGGGTTGAGGCAGTGACCGTAGAGGTGATTAAGCCAAATGCCCTGAGGTTTTCAAAGTCTGTATCCTTTTGCACTACCAAAACCAGGAAGGGATGA
- the folK gene encoding 2-amino-4-hydroxy-6-hydroxymethyldihydropteridine diphosphokinase, whose product MKESSAVISLGSNINARRNFESALQLLAGYFKVGTVSSFVTTRPIGITDQPDFLNGAVHIRTEKSRDEVRVILKQIEDQLGRDRSEAKFGPRTIDLDIVVWNNEVVDNDYYDRDFLKKSVDEVLNGQIS is encoded by the coding sequence ATGAAGGAAAGCAGTGCCGTAATCAGCCTTGGTTCCAATATCAATGCCAGGAGGAATTTTGAAAGCGCATTGCAGCTCTTGGCGGGATATTTCAAAGTGGGTACCGTATCTTCATTTGTAACAACCAGGCCTATTGGAATCACTGACCAGCCTGACTTCCTTAACGGTGCAGTACATATCCGTACAGAAAAGAGCAGAGATGAGGTTAGAGTCATCCTCAAGCAGATAGAAGACCAGCTTGGACGAGACAGGTCGGAAGCAAAATTTGGTCCACGTACTATTGATCTTGATATAGTAGTATGGAATAACGAGGTGGTGGACAATGATTATTATGATCGTGACTTTTTAAAGAAGTCCGTTGATGAGGTACTAAACGGACAAATTTCGTAA
- a CDS encoding alpha-2-macroglobulin family protein produces MLVILLFDIRNPINTIVMRKASVFISILVLLAFPGCQSRNLVVQNTEVLWQQVDSLSKLNLPRSQIEVLDNIREISIDNKNTVDYIKAVVVRAALADQIEEEALTRQIEQLEKEVDGLWSPAKQMVHSILGDLYQTYYNQNRWRLLEKGDISSGSEDLREMGASEISARAVEHYLLSLDEKELLASEASENYLSLLLNGDKKLNLRPTLYDLLVDRCTEKLLSGLLFESSVDDEDFLRNPALLGSREQFTSIRVAGEKVSHKQLAISLLGEWLNYSENRKDADVLYDVDLQRLKLMHFIYDAEDRDELYENALGLLLVETEGRPNEAMIMYEIAGFLMSQMVTNEQELSERNYGAEAYAMADKAIGKWPESDGGRLAAGLIQQLTHPSLYLNTEETSIPGQRLKYVVTYNNIKQLHTAVYRLKFVDKDYYSLNRYDEDFIREQLDSSTQVWKGSTELPGYGDYLAHRAELEVETELPYGTYVLVVSDKEESYKLSEGACYSLFQVTNLAFMYLPLEDGNVRLAIKSRDKGQSLEGVYADFYNIYGKDSTILRMGPTDRNGETTGAIHKNRGYTIVLKKGDDIFFADRLWYSPVSNDTKVPTEEIRSFIFSDRKVYRPGQKVSYKTILLNQKGNETKVISGSKFNVTLRDTNGREVSSQSVTTNEFGSVSGSFILPSTALSGSFSIVTPYGSSSIQVEEYKRPRFEISFEPFRDLAVIGDSITVKANATTLTGMPLADARVEWKVKSSSLIWRSYLPSGGDLIASGSAKTSADGKVMIVFQAKGSNYVNRIFSLTNFLVEVDITDASGETRSESTSIALSDKAYSLNTEVQTLITGVSIKTIPVNITLNNIPGEPVEGELRYYLEKVETPKISTPRPWGDVEHILWKQVPENKDLQPVVERLISSGTWKIKGQEGKKIDLKTALATGHYRVRSEITDIAGDTVKSEAVFKVVDTKDTRYLLGEALTLINSGGTELVAGSHAEFIVGSAYKDVEIQLMAVAGQSILLDKRIVPGDKWNRITIPTKDVVGTIRFQAMLIRDNKLVTEEQYVSIKEAGKELILKPVNISEKLKPGEKEKWTLKVTGADGKAVDAEVLVLMYDAALDAYKPNYLSIILNNFRRSPVRLMWQVGPWGYSHQRNGYFTMTELPGPDPYPSFVWDEAFGFYGYPGRTRNAMKSLSVVEDNMVLYMHEAESDYVPITMQNPPPPAVAGKLDVVAEEMASGLKAGESIPPIRTNLSETAFFFPHLRTLGDGRVEFEFTVPDALTRWRFMALAHMKDGNSGTFEQFVITSRDLMVMPNMPRIVREGDVITLAANVFNTTEKQLGGMAYIQVRDAVSGQLLMSEQLQEKVWEANAGTGALIDWKIEVPQGVKALEITLSAISGQISDGEKHLIAVLPSRTLITETKPLFMDRAGNYKLSAEALAAGKVDGQASLTFTYNENAAWEMLSALTWLSQRPYESSDQAFNRLFSVAMAQQIFKQNPQIEMVMKLWNASLPGDEDALSSALEKDPGLKAALLTATPWLDEAMDETHRRRVFARLVEDGSLESEFFSATSLLKEMQLPEGAWAWFKGMYPSEETTVDIVSGFGMLKSVGYEQNDETRAMLENACGWILKKLEKELENIEKQNTKDKQNIGLSPSAIKKLYALSYFPELSDRLVVNSLVGYLENKLPANSPIEMAYATTVLHRSGKVDAAKALAHSLSEYLLEEGGSLFFRAKQGPYWYQAPIESHVAAIEAFRTTGGFDKELRGMEKWLFEQKHTQNWSTTRATMYALYALASSGQKYFSAEQTDRVLVAGKVVDFPQQESASGYRSFSASGPVLSKDYADITIEKKKDGPSFATVHLSYFADTEQVEAGGFLKASSVLYKRGYADGKESWLPVDASTVLEKGDRLMQRLTVEVPQDLDFVHINAPRAAILEPVDMLSGYRYSSGLGYYLAVTDAGSDLFVDNLSRGTHTVSWEMTVSHSGKAVQGPVAVSCFYAPSYSGHSGSVVIVTE; encoded by the coding sequence ATGTTGGTAATTCTATTGTTTGATATTCGTAATCCTATTAATACCATTGTTATGCGTAAAGCCTCCGTTTTTATTTCCATCCTTGTACTTCTTGCCTTTCCAGGCTGCCAGTCACGCAATCTGGTAGTACAAAATACTGAAGTCCTCTGGCAACAGGTCGACTCATTAAGTAAGCTTAATTTGCCCCGATCCCAAATAGAAGTGCTGGATAATATCCGTGAAATCTCTATTGATAACAAGAACACTGTTGATTATATCAAAGCTGTTGTCGTACGTGCAGCGTTGGCTGATCAGATTGAAGAGGAAGCGCTTACCCGGCAGATTGAACAACTGGAAAAGGAAGTGGATGGACTTTGGTCGCCCGCAAAACAGATGGTGCACAGCATCCTGGGTGATCTGTACCAGACTTATTATAATCAGAATAGATGGCGCCTGCTTGAAAAAGGTGATATAAGCAGTGGAAGTGAAGACTTAAGGGAGATGGGAGCATCTGAGATCTCGGCCAGGGCAGTTGAGCATTATCTTTTATCTCTGGATGAAAAGGAATTATTGGCATCGGAAGCGTCAGAGAACTATCTGTCTTTGTTGCTAAATGGAGATAAAAAACTTAATCTGAGACCTACTTTGTACGACCTGCTTGTGGATCGTTGTACTGAGAAGTTGCTGAGCGGGCTTTTGTTCGAAAGCTCTGTTGACGATGAGGATTTCCTAAGGAATCCGGCTTTGCTGGGAAGCAGGGAACAGTTTACTTCCATACGGGTAGCCGGTGAAAAGGTCAGCCATAAACAACTCGCAATTTCTCTACTTGGTGAATGGCTAAACTATAGCGAGAATCGCAAAGATGCTGATGTACTATACGATGTAGACTTACAAAGGCTAAAGCTGATGCACTTCATTTATGATGCTGAGGATCGTGATGAATTATATGAAAACGCTTTAGGTCTATTGTTAGTTGAGACTGAAGGAAGACCCAATGAGGCAATGATTATGTACGAAATTGCCGGTTTCCTTATGTCTCAGATGGTAACTAATGAACAGGAATTAAGTGAGCGTAACTATGGTGCCGAAGCTTATGCAATGGCTGACAAGGCAATTGGAAAATGGCCTGAAAGCGATGGAGGCAGACTGGCAGCCGGACTTATACAACAACTTACTCATCCATCTCTGTACCTTAATACGGAAGAAACTTCTATTCCGGGACAACGGCTGAAATACGTTGTTACATACAATAATATCAAACAACTCCACACAGCAGTTTATCGACTGAAGTTTGTGGATAAGGATTATTACAGTTTAAATAGATATGATGAGGATTTTATCAGGGAACAATTAGATAGTAGCACTCAAGTATGGAAAGGTAGTACCGAACTTCCCGGTTACGGTGATTACTTAGCTCACAGGGCTGAGTTAGAAGTAGAAACAGAGTTGCCCTATGGCACCTATGTACTTGTAGTTTCTGACAAAGAAGAGAGCTATAAGCTTTCAGAAGGCGCATGCTATAGTCTGTTTCAGGTTACCAACCTGGCATTTATGTACCTTCCATTGGAAGACGGTAATGTACGCCTTGCCATTAAAAGTAGGGACAAAGGTCAGTCATTGGAAGGCGTCTATGCTGATTTCTATAACATTTACGGGAAGGATTCGACCATACTTAGAATGGGGCCAACTGACAGGAATGGCGAAACCACTGGTGCCATTCATAAGAATAGAGGCTATACAATTGTATTGAAAAAGGGAGATGATATCTTCTTTGCAGATAGGCTGTGGTACAGTCCAGTTTCAAATGATACCAAAGTGCCTACAGAGGAAATACGATCTTTTATTTTTAGTGACAGGAAGGTATACCGTCCAGGGCAAAAGGTGAGTTACAAGACTATCTTACTTAATCAAAAGGGCAATGAGACAAAGGTGATAAGTGGCAGTAAGTTTAATGTTACACTTAGGGACACCAATGGCAGGGAAGTGTCCAGTCAAAGTGTAACGACCAATGAATTTGGTTCTGTTTCAGGTAGCTTTATCCTTCCATCAACTGCACTTTCCGGTTCGTTCAGTATCGTGACCCCCTATGGATCTTCAAGTATCCAGGTTGAGGAATACAAAAGACCCAGATTTGAAATAAGTTTCGAACCTTTCAGGGACCTGGCTGTAATTGGAGATTCAATAACAGTAAAGGCAAATGCAACAACACTTACAGGAATGCCACTTGCTGATGCCCGTGTTGAGTGGAAGGTGAAGTCCAGCAGTCTTATTTGGCGCAGTTACTTACCCTCAGGTGGAGACCTGATTGCCAGTGGCAGTGCAAAGACCTCGGCTGATGGTAAGGTTATGATAGTATTCCAGGCAAAGGGAAGTAACTATGTAAATAGAATTTTCAGCCTTACCAACTTCCTGGTCGAGGTTGATATTACTGATGCCTCGGGAGAGACAAGGTCAGAAAGCACTTCTATTGCATTGTCAGATAAGGCCTATAGCCTTAATACAGAGGTTCAAACTCTGATAACAGGAGTCTCAATAAAAACAATTCCTGTAAACATTACGCTCAATAATATTCCTGGAGAACCTGTTGAAGGGGAGCTTAGGTACTATCTAGAAAAGGTAGAGACACCTAAGATCAGTACCCCGAGACCATGGGGTGATGTTGAGCATATCCTGTGGAAACAGGTTCCGGAGAATAAAGATCTGCAACCAGTGGTTGAGAGGTTAATAAGCAGCGGAACTTGGAAGATTAAGGGCCAGGAGGGGAAGAAAATAGACCTGAAAACAGCACTGGCTACCGGACACTACCGTGTCCGGAGCGAGATTACAGACATTGCCGGTGACACCGTTAAGTCAGAGGCTGTTTTCAAAGTAGTTGATACTAAAGACACCCGTTATTTGCTTGGCGAAGCACTTACTTTAATTAATTCGGGTGGTACCGAACTTGTTGCCGGAAGCCATGCTGAGTTTATAGTTGGCTCAGCCTATAAGGATGTTGAGATACAATTGATGGCTGTAGCCGGTCAGAGTATATTGCTGGACAAGAGGATAGTCCCAGGTGATAAGTGGAACAGAATTACAATTCCTACAAAGGATGTAGTAGGTACAATCAGGTTTCAGGCTATGCTGATCAGAGACAACAAGCTGGTGACAGAGGAGCAATACGTATCTATTAAAGAAGCAGGGAAGGAACTGATCCTGAAACCTGTAAATATTTCGGAAAAACTAAAGCCTGGTGAAAAGGAGAAATGGACGTTGAAAGTTACCGGTGCAGATGGTAAAGCAGTAGATGCCGAAGTACTTGTACTGATGTATGACGCTGCACTTGATGCATATAAACCTAATTACCTAAGTATTATTCTCAATAATTTTAGAAGATCACCTGTGCGTTTAATGTGGCAGGTTGGTCCTTGGGGCTACAGTCATCAAAGAAACGGATATTTCACAATGACGGAGTTACCTGGTCCGGATCCTTATCCATCATTTGTGTGGGATGAAGCTTTTGGCTTCTACGGCTATCCCGGCAGGACCCGCAATGCGATGAAGTCTCTTTCAGTTGTTGAGGACAACATGGTATTATATATGCATGAAGCTGAGTCTGATTATGTGCCGATTACCATGCAGAATCCTCCTCCGCCAGCTGTTGCTGGAAAATTAGACGTTGTAGCTGAGGAAATGGCATCTGGCTTGAAAGCTGGTGAGTCTATACCTCCAATTCGCACTAATCTGAGTGAGACAGCTTTCTTCTTCCCACATCTCAGAACGCTAGGCGACGGACGTGTAGAGTTTGAATTTACAGTGCCCGATGCCCTTACCCGTTGGCGCTTTATGGCTCTGGCACATATGAAGGATGGCAACAGCGGTACCTTTGAACAGTTTGTCATCACCTCCCGTGACCTTATGGTAATGCCCAATATGCCACGCATAGTACGCGAAGGTGATGTTATTACCCTAGCTGCCAATGTGTTCAACACTACAGAAAAACAACTTGGTGGAATGGCCTATATACAGGTCAGGGATGCTGTAAGTGGTCAGCTTTTAATGTCTGAACAGTTGCAGGAAAAGGTCTGGGAAGCCAATGCAGGTACAGGTGCCCTGATTGACTGGAAGATTGAGGTTCCTCAAGGCGTTAAGGCACTTGAGATCACGCTTTCTGCTATCTCGGGTCAGATCAGTGACGGTGAAAAGCATCTGATTGCTGTTCTCCCATCACGAACCCTGATTACTGAGACCAAGCCCCTCTTTATGGACAGGGCCGGTAATTACAAGCTTAGTGCTGAAGCCCTTGCTGCCGGGAAAGTTGATGGGCAGGCAAGTTTAACATTCACATATAACGAAAACGCTGCCTGGGAAATGTTGTCAGCGCTTACATGGCTGTCGCAAAGACCATATGAAAGCAGCGACCAGGCGTTCAACCGCCTGTTTTCAGTCGCCATGGCTCAGCAGATCTTCAAGCAGAATCCGCAGATTGAGATGGTAATGAAATTGTGGAATGCATCACTTCCTGGGGATGAGGATGCACTCAGTTCTGCCCTGGAAAAGGATCCGGGACTTAAGGCAGCCCTTCTTACTGCTACTCCTTGGTTGGATGAAGCTATGGATGAGACCCACAGGAGAAGGGTCTTTGCAAGGCTTGTTGAGGACGGAAGTCTTGAGTCTGAGTTTTTTTCGGCTACTTCACTGCTTAAGGAAATGCAACTGCCGGAAGGTGCCTGGGCCTGGTTTAAAGGCATGTATCCATCTGAAGAAACTACTGTTGATATAGTTTCCGGATTCGGTATGCTTAAGTCTGTCGGCTATGAACAGAATGATGAGACCAGGGCGATGCTTGAAAATGCTTGTGGATGGATACTTAAGAAACTTGAAAAGGAACTTGAAAATATTGAGAAACAGAACACTAAGGATAAGCAAAATATCGGCCTGTCTCCATCAGCAATAAAGAAGCTGTACGCTCTTAGTTACTTCCCTGAATTATCAGATAGATTAGTGGTCAATTCTCTGGTCGGCTATCTCGAAAACAAGCTTCCTGCAAACTCTCCGATTGAGATGGCTTATGCAACAACAGTCCTGCATCGCAGCGGAAAGGTTGATGCTGCAAAAGCCCTTGCGCATTCTCTGTCAGAATACCTGTTGGAGGAAGGTGGCTCTCTCTTCTTCAGAGCCAAACAAGGTCCTTACTGGTATCAGGCTCCGATTGAAAGCCATGTGGCTGCTATTGAGGCTTTCAGAACGACAGGAGGTTTTGATAAGGAACTACGTGGTATGGAGAAATGGCTGTTTGAGCAGAAGCATACACAGAACTGGTCAACAACACGTGCTACTATGTATGCACTTTACGCACTGGCCTCTTCAGGACAGAAGTATTTCAGTGCTGAACAGACTGATAGGGTGCTGGTAGCGGGTAAAGTTGTGGATTTCCCACAGCAGGAGAGTGCTTCAGGCTACAGAAGTTTTTCAGCCAGTGGGCCTGTTCTTAGTAAGGATTACGCTGATATAACTATTGAAAAGAAGAAGGATGGCCCATCATTTGCTACTGTTCATCTGAGTTACTTTGCCGATACCGAGCAGGTCGAAGCAGGAGGTTTTCTGAAGGCTAGCTCAGTGCTTTACAAAAGAGGTTATGCTGACGGAAAGGAAAGCTGGTTACCGGTGGATGCCAGTACAGTACTTGAGAAAGGTGACAGGCTGATGCAGAGACTGACAGTTGAAGTACCACAGGACCTTGACTTCGTCCATATCAACGCACCAAGGGCTGCAATACTTGAACCTGTTGATATGCTTTCGGGTTATCGTTACAGTTCCGGTCTGGGTTACTATCTGGCTGTTACCGATGCAGGTAGCGACCTCTTTGTTGACAATCTGTCTCGTGGCACCCACACAGTGAGCTGGGAGATGACTGTCTCTCACAGCGGAAAGGCCGTTCAGGGTCCTGTAGCTGTATCATGCTTCTATGCTCCTTCTTACTCAGGACATAGCGGATCGGTAGTTATTGTTACAGAATAA
- a CDS encoding tetratricopeptide repeat protein, translating to MTFRLRTVITLLILASGVGMYSQSAADALKLRGLELLDRGENDSAMVYLSRALLDAPDDADILGGLAMVYINMGDAQRAVDFAVKGVKDRLNPSSDAYLAGVLGYEKLGNVRLRNKWLDEGLEVFPSDYLLLYHAGRINIPFDKEKGEKYLLRSIYAYPAFAPAHLLLGENMYRRGENLKAVVPLIYYLFLNHNELNSADIVASIERLYSSWSASTQSISKVSNASKGFTTDFRPEEFKGKQDEKGQWFVNQTIGLIKSMETANVASSDGLWLFYSDFFSHVSILGFSQPLAYHISYSRYPGDSMVWINENTELYQMLADWLLLL from the coding sequence ATGACATTTAGATTGAGGACTGTTATTACATTGCTGATACTGGCATCTGGCGTGGGAATGTACTCTCAGAGTGCGGCGGACGCTCTGAAACTAAGAGGTCTGGAATTATTGGACAGGGGTGAGAATGACTCGGCTATGGTTTACCTTAGCCGGGCCCTTCTGGATGCCCCGGATGATGCGGATATACTTGGTGGTCTTGCCATGGTGTACATTAACATGGGAGATGCTCAGCGTGCAGTGGATTTTGCTGTAAAGGGAGTAAAGGACAGGCTCAACCCATCTTCTGATGCCTATCTGGCTGGAGTGCTTGGCTATGAGAAACTTGGAAATGTGAGGTTGCGCAACAAATGGCTTGACGAGGGACTGGAAGTCTTTCCTTCCGACTATTTGTTGCTGTACCATGCCGGTAGAATCAATATCCCCTTTGACAAGGAAAAGGGGGAGAAGTATCTCCTCAGGTCAATATATGCATATCCGGCATTTGCACCAGCTCACCTGCTGCTTGGTGAGAATATGTATCGCAGGGGAGAAAATCTAAAAGCTGTTGTTCCCCTCATATATTATTTGTTTTTGAATCACAACGAACTCAACAGTGCAGATATAGTTGCAAGTATTGAGCGACTGTACAGCAGTTGGTCAGCTTCAACCCAGAGTATCTCTAAGGTGTCGAACGCAAGCAAGGGTTTTACTACTGATTTCAGACCTGAGGAATTTAAGGGAAAGCAGGATGAAAAAGGGCAATGGTTTGTCAACCAGACTATTGGTCTGATAAAGAGTATGGAGACTGCAAATGTTGCCTCATCTGATGGATTGTGGCTATTCTACTCTGACTTTTTCAGTCATGTAAGTATCCTGGGTTTTTCACAACCTCTTGCATATCACATCTCATACTCCCGTTACCCTGGAGACTCAATGGTCTGGATTAATGAGAATACTGAGCTTTATCAGATGCTGGCTGACTGGTTGCTGTTACTGTAG
- a CDS encoding glycoside hydrolase family 15 protein: MTTSSNRGMNYGVVGNCRSGALISDTGAVVWLCLPKFDSASIFAKILDEKIGGSFEILPENCLNISQKYDGNTNILVTRFECSDGTFEVYDFMPRYENNSKGFYSPPDLIRYFKPISGKPSFRVVFDPRLEYGTYTTKIDFHDNYVKAQTTKGDYDSNYLYSSMDLRMVVTRQMLTLEKEEFILISYNQKLLQQTVERSYTKLIRTKAYWLTWSGRTTRYRKYNEVIMRSALVLKLLSYQDSGAILAAMTTSLPETVGEVRNWDYRYCWIRDASMVVKVMTRLGHYNLAHQYLKFITDILPEKDERIQIMYGINGEKKLTETTLDHLSGYKNSRPVRVGNAAYKQKQNDIYGILMDVIFQHFDMYTISLAHSEELWTITRNMVWSVARNWKKPDRGIWEIRTGNRHFTFSKVLCWVAIDRAVKIAQKLLQHSEAEKWIPLREEIRNDILKNAWNEEKQAFTQSYGDSDLDASVLLMEFYGFLPGSDPRFKSTVRAIQRELEHNGLMFRYKNKDDFGTPSSAFTICSFWLVRALYMIGEEEEATRKFDQLLSYSNHLGLFSEDLDFETRQLLGNFPQAYSHLAIVDTAILLAEGKLSRDEQVLQSIH, translated from the coding sequence ATGACAACAAGCAGCAACAGAGGAATGAACTACGGAGTAGTGGGCAACTGCCGCAGTGGCGCCTTGATTTCGGATACTGGAGCAGTGGTTTGGCTATGCCTGCCTAAGTTTGACTCAGCTTCAATATTTGCAAAGATTCTTGATGAAAAGATTGGGGGAAGCTTTGAGATTCTTCCGGAAAACTGTCTCAACATAAGCCAGAAATACGACGGCAACACCAATATTCTTGTCACCCGTTTCGAGTGCAGTGATGGCACCTTCGAGGTCTATGACTTTATGCCCAGGTACGAGAATAACAGCAAGGGCTTTTATTCTCCTCCTGACCTGATAAGGTATTTCAAACCCATCAGCGGCAAGCCGTCATTCAGGGTAGTCTTTGACCCCAGGCTGGAATATGGTACTTACACCACTAAGATTGACTTTCACGATAACTATGTAAAAGCTCAGACCACCAAGGGGGATTATGACTCAAACTATCTTTACTCGAGCATGGATCTCCGCATGGTTGTTACCCGCCAGATGCTGACTCTCGAAAAGGAAGAGTTTATCCTAATCAGCTACAACCAGAAATTGCTGCAACAGACTGTTGAGCGTAGTTATACCAAACTAATCCGCACCAAAGCCTACTGGCTTACATGGTCGGGAAGGACCACCCGCTACAGAAAGTACAACGAAGTAATAATGCGAAGCGCTCTGGTACTTAAACTATTGAGCTATCAGGATTCGGGCGCTATACTTGCAGCAATGACAACTTCCCTTCCGGAAACTGTAGGGGAGGTGCGCAACTGGGACTATCGCTATTGCTGGATCAGGGATGCTTCTATGGTGGTAAAGGTAATGACCCGTCTGGGTCATTACAATCTGGCTCACCAGTACCTTAAGTTTATCACCGATATTCTTCCCGAGAAGGATGAACGTATTCAGATAATGTACGGTATTAATGGTGAAAAGAAACTAACCGAAACCACACTTGACCATTTGTCAGGTTATAAAAACAGCAGACCAGTACGTGTCGGAAATGCCGCATACAAGCAAAAGCAGAATGATATCTACGGAATATTGATGGATGTGATTTTTCAGCACTTTGATATGTACACCATATCGCTGGCGCATAGTGAGGAATTGTGGACTATCACCCGCAACATGGTATGGTCGGTGGCTCGCAACTGGAAGAAGCCCGACAGAGGTATCTGGGAGATCAGAACGGGCAACAGGCACTTTACATTCAGCAAAGTGCTGTGTTGGGTGGCTATTGACAGGGCTGTAAAGATTGCGCAGAAACTATTGCAACATAGTGAGGCCGAGAAATGGATTCCATTGAGGGAAGAAATCCGGAATGACATCCTCAAAAATGCATGGAATGAGGAAAAGCAGGCGTTTACACAGTCGTACGGGGACTCTGATCTAGACGCATCAGTCCTACTGATGGAGTTTTATGGCTTCCTGCCCGGCAGTGATCCAAGGTTTAAAAGCACGGTCAGGGCTATTCAGCGGGAACTGGAACACAATGGACTTATGTTCCGCTACAAAAACAAAGACGACTTTGGAACACCCTCATCGGCATTTACAATATGCTCCTTCTGGCTTGTTCGTGCCCTCTATATGATAGGTGAGGAAGAAGAGGCTACGAGGAAGTTTGACCAGTTGCTAAGCTACTCCAATCACCTTGGACTCTTTAGCGAAGATCTGGACTTCGAGACAAGGCAGCTTCTTGGCAACTTTCCTCAGGCCTATTCACATCTGGCAATAGTAGACACTGCTATTCTGCTGGCCGAAGGCAAACTGAGCAGGGATGAGCAGGTACTGCAGTCAATACATTAA